Proteins encoded in a region of the Inquilinus sp. KBS0705 genome:
- a CDS encoding type IX secretion system membrane protein PorP/SprF, protein MAFIANAQQDAQFSQYVFNGLYVNPAYAGYKQDTYMNAFYRSQWTGLEGAPRTFSLAVDGATAENKVGLGLLVAQDKLGAQSNLAVYGNYAYRLQMGDNENNRLAFGLGAGFIQNGIDGTKLNPLQSGDEYIPTNFQSSILPDARAGVLYTNEHFFAGFSADNLVAHLLAAKRDKSVAVPVPVPHFYLTGGAIYTLNDQVKLRPSFLIKDDRGGPTSLDLNLFMLLNEKIWIGGTYRTAIPLYNKPYLQNNLQKSNAFVGLVEIFATDRLRIGYAFDYSLTPLANYSYGSHELSIGIYLRKSYENTSSNRCYF, encoded by the coding sequence ATGGCCTTTATTGCAAACGCGCAGCAGGATGCGCAGTTTAGCCAGTATGTTTTTAATGGTTTATATGTAAATCCGGCCTACGCGGGTTACAAGCAAGACACGTACATGAACGCCTTTTACCGGTCGCAGTGGACAGGGCTAGAGGGTGCGCCGCGTACCTTCTCGTTAGCGGTAGATGGTGCCACTGCCGAAAATAAGGTGGGCCTTGGCTTGCTTGTAGCGCAGGATAAGCTGGGTGCGCAAAGTAACTTAGCGGTATATGGCAACTATGCCTATCGCCTGCAAATGGGCGATAACGAAAACAACCGCCTGGCATTTGGCCTGGGCGCGGGCTTTATACAAAACGGTATTGATGGTACCAAGCTAAACCCTTTGCAAAGCGGCGACGAGTATATCCCCACTAATTTTCAGAGCAGCATACTGCCCGATGCGCGGGCCGGGGTGCTGTATACCAACGAGCACTTTTTTGCGGGGTTTTCGGCAGATAACCTGGTGGCGCACTTGCTGGCAGCCAAAAGGGATAAGTCAGTAGCCGTACCTGTGCCGGTACCGCACTTTTACCTAACCGGCGGTGCTATATACACCCTTAACGACCAGGTAAAGCTGCGCCCCTCGTTCCTGATAAAAGACGACAGGGGAGGCCCAACTAGTTTAGACCTTAACCTGTTTATGCTGCTTAACGAAAAAATATGGATAGGCGGTACTTACCGTACAGCTATCCCCTTATACAACAAACCGTACTTGCAAAACAACCTGCAAAAATCAAACGCCTTTGTAGGCCTAGTAGAAATTTTTGCTACCGACAGGTTAAGAATTGGCTATGCCTTCGATTACTCGTTAACGCCGTTGGCCAACTACAGCTATGGCTCGCACGAGCTTTCTATAGGTATATACCTGCGCAAAAGTTACGAGAACACTTCATCTAACAGATGTTACTTTTAA
- a CDS encoding NlpC/P60 family protein yields MLICFVKQLISKTNKSFICISNMHLYSRCFIVLAFLFSCKGPEPTYVITGKGDTLPVTPQKDLPLPPTDANGHYTTIQTGQTTPDELISFAISLTGVPYKYGSTDPQQGFDCSGFITYVFNHFGIQVPRTSVDFTYVNREISLQDAKTGDLVLFTGTDSTIRVVGHMGIIIARTGQPLTFIHSTSGKAMGVTETPLNTYYMGRYVKTIRVFAANDR; encoded by the coding sequence ATGCTAATCTGCTTTGTAAAGCAGTTAATTAGTAAAACTAATAAAAGTTTTATATGTATTAGTAACATGCATTTGTATAGCCGCTGCTTTATTGTTTTAGCTTTTCTGTTTTCGTGTAAAGGGCCCGAGCCCACGTACGTAATTACCGGCAAGGGCGATACCCTGCCCGTAACCCCGCAAAAAGACCTGCCACTGCCGCCAACAGATGCCAACGGGCATTATACCACCATACAAACCGGGCAAACCACCCCCGACGAGTTAATTAGCTTTGCCATATCGCTTACAGGCGTACCTTATAAATATGGCTCTACCGACCCGCAGCAGGGTTTCGACTGCTCGGGCTTTATTACTTATGTGTTTAATCATTTTGGCATACAGGTGCCGCGTACGTCGGTCGATTTTACCTATGTAAACCGAGAAATAAGCCTGCAGGATGCCAAAACCGGCGACCTGGTACTATTTACCGGTACCGATAGTACCATACGCGTAGTGGGCCACATGGGTATTATTATAGCGCGTACCGGCCAGCCGCTTACCTTTATACATTCCACATCGGGCAAAGCCATGGGCGTTACCGAAACGCCGCTAAATACATACTACATGGGCCGTTACGTAAAAACAATAAGGGTTTTTGCAGCGAATGACAGGTAG
- a CDS encoding DUF11 domain-containing protein: MRIGSTGQTYAKCYLSMLLFFTITCLMLLPCGVMGQTKVLSMKPGESITIRTGIATAAAGFQWYKNGQPINGAVHQAYTITQPGKYAVRAFNSEACPSDISDEIDVHVIDNVTDMMVLKRSESRDVEVGQPFEYTLTVTNNGPVKATGVQLKDALPDGLEYISISSVSAGSANYDMASRVLTWDIGNVELYANTRLTLLVKALGSGPVTNTATVNAVEVDPVPGNNSSSDTKVIQGLHIPNVFTPNGDGKNDTFEIPGLVNYTDNDMMIVNRWGNSVYQKKGYHGEWTGEGLNEGTYFYILKVKNNKGAWENYKGYITLLRNK; the protein is encoded by the coding sequence ATGAGAATAGGCAGCACAGGGCAAACGTATGCTAAGTGTTATTTAAGCATGTTATTGTTTTTTACAATAACATGCTTAATGCTGCTGCCTTGCGGGGTTATGGGCCAAACAAAAGTACTGTCTATGAAACCCGGCGAAAGCATTACCATACGCACCGGCATAGCCACTGCAGCGGCAGGTTTTCAGTGGTATAAAAATGGCCAGCCCATAAATGGGGCCGTGCACCAGGCATACACTATTACACAACCGGGCAAATATGCGGTGCGTGCCTTTAACTCCGAAGCCTGCCCGTCGGATATATCGGACGAGATAGATGTGCATGTGATAGATAACGTTACCGATATGATGGTGCTAAAAAGGTCGGAGAGCAGGGATGTTGAAGTGGGGCAGCCATTTGAGTACACCTTAACGGTAACCAATAACGGGCCGGTAAAAGCAACCGGGGTACAGCTAAAGGATGCTTTGCCCGATGGGTTGGAGTATATATCTATTAGCAGTGTATCGGCGGGTAGTGCCAATTATGATATGGCATCGCGCGTGCTTACCTGGGATATAGGCAATGTTGAATTGTATGCCAACACCCGGCTAACGCTGCTGGTTAAAGCGCTGGGCAGCGGGCCGGTAACCAACACGGCTACCGTTAACGCGGTAGAAGTTGACCCCGTGCCGGGCAATAACTCATCGTCGGATACGAAGGTGATACAGGGGCTGCATATACCCAATGTGTTTACACCAAACGGCGATGGTAAGAACGATACGTTTGAGATACCCGGCCTGGTAAATTATACCGACAACGATATGATGATTGTGAACCGCTGGGGCAACAGCGTATACCAAAAGAAAGGGTACCATGGAGAGTGGACAGGAGAAGGACTTAACGAGGGAACCTATTTCTACATACTAAAGGTAAAAAACAATAAAGGCGCGTGGGAAAATTATAAAGGCTACATCACCCTGCTGCGTAACAAGTAA
- a CDS encoding Crp/Fnr family transcriptional regulator, with product MINTLQQHIVNRLGDDTDGLDEVLSSFKHLQVKRNQLLLKQGEQCHYVYYIASGCLQVFSTDDDLNETTRDIVTEDYWCADLMSFGSGQPANENIRAVEPSELFAIDRADFGRLMQTVPQFDKVYKQILEASYANAVYRINTFVSLSALDRIKWLMSYRPKLMARLSSKLIASYLGISQETFSRLKAHI from the coding sequence ATGATCAACACTCTTCAACAACATATTGTTAACCGGCTTGGCGATGATACAGACGGTTTAGATGAGGTGCTAAGCAGCTTTAAGCATCTGCAAGTAAAACGTAATCAGCTTTTATTAAAACAAGGCGAGCAGTGCCATTATGTATATTATATAGCTAGCGGCTGTTTACAGGTTTTTAGTACCGATGATGATTTGAACGAAACCACCCGTGATATAGTAACAGAGGATTATTGGTGTGCCGATTTAATGAGCTTTGGAAGCGGGCAGCCGGCAAACGAAAATATTAGGGCGGTTGAACCATCGGAGCTGTTTGCCATTGACCGAGCTGACTTTGGCCGGCTAATGCAAACCGTACCGCAGTTTGATAAAGTATATAAGCAAATACTCGAGGCATCGTATGCCAACGCGGTTTATCGTATCAACACTTTTGTATCCCTATCGGCTTTAGATCGTATAAAATGGCTGATGAGTTACCGGCCAAAACTAATGGCAAGGCTATCAAGCAAACTTATCGCTTCATACCTCGGTATATCGCAGGAAACATTTAGCCGCCTAAAGGCACATATTTAA
- a CDS encoding BLUF domain-containing protein, translating into MDYYLIYMSKATNALNENQLNELLTVSRAWNNNHGITGKLVYVAGEFREDFDARFMQVLEGSEYEVKRIFENIAADPRHYDVTVLTEGPRSQRNFSDWSLKFETFDLEAHPELIEFFHLDKSVITSQEFEEGEFALNFLKSF; encoded by the coding sequence ATGGATTACTACTTAATTTACATGAGCAAAGCTACAAATGCTTTAAATGAAAACCAACTAAACGAGCTACTTACCGTATCGCGGGCATGGAATAACAACCATGGGATAACCGGCAAATTAGTGTATGTAGCGGGCGAATTCAGAGAGGATTTTGATGCCAGGTTTATGCAAGTGCTCGAAGGTTCGGAATATGAGGTAAAACGCATATTTGAGAACATAGCAGCCGACCCACGGCATTACGATGTAACCGTACTTACCGAAGGCCCGCGCAGCCAACGCAATTTTAGCGACTGGTCTTTAAAATTTGAAACCTTTGATTTAGAGGCACATCCGGAACTTATAGAATTTTTTCACCTTGATAAATCGGTGATAACAAGCCAGGAATTTGAGGAGGGCGAGTTTGCATTGAACTTTTTAAAATCATTTTAA
- a CDS encoding glycoside hydrolase family 125 protein, with protein MQRRTFIKSSGILGSAVLLNQVPAFAKAAAFPVVRIPASARKFTSKSVEKAIIEFKSKVKNPELGWLFENCFPNTLDTTVTYKLTNNKPDTYVITGDIDAMWLRDSSAQVWPYIAFINKDADLKQLVAGVINRQVTCILRDPYANAFYDDANKVGEWKSDVTDMKPGLHERKWEIDSLCYPIRLAYKYWKLTGDTSPFDANWKLAIQSILKTFKEQQRKDNDGPYSFQRNTSFATDSVPMSGFGYPVKPVGLICSAFRPSDDATIYSFLIPSNFFAVTSLNQAAEMVKAIAKDDALSAQLLALSAEVSAALQKHAVIDHPEYGKVYAYEVNGFGSFNLMDDANVPSLLGMPYLDAIKNTDPVYINTRKMLLSLNNPFFFKGTAGEGIGGPHVGKDMIWPISITVRALTSTDDNEIKECIEMLRKTHGNTGFMHESFHKNDATKFTRKWFAWANTLFGELLWETYTQKPHLLT; from the coding sequence ATGCAACGAAGAACATTTATAAAAAGCTCGGGTATATTGGGCTCGGCGGTATTATTAAACCAGGTTCCGGCTTTTGCTAAAGCTGCGGCTTTCCCGGTAGTGCGTATCCCGGCATCGGCCCGTAAGTTTACCAGCAAATCGGTAGAGAAAGCGATAATAGAATTTAAATCGAAAGTGAAGAACCCCGAACTGGGCTGGCTTTTCGAAAACTGTTTCCCTAACACCCTTGATACCACCGTTACCTATAAGCTTACTAATAATAAGCCCGATACTTATGTAATAACCGGCGACATTGATGCCATGTGGCTTCGCGACAGCAGCGCGCAGGTTTGGCCCTACATTGCCTTTATTAATAAAGATGCCGACTTAAAGCAACTGGTGGCCGGTGTAATAAACCGCCAGGTTACCTGTATACTGCGCGACCCTTACGCAAACGCTTTTTATGACGATGCCAACAAGGTAGGTGAGTGGAAAAGCGATGTTACCGATATGAAACCCGGCCTGCACGAGCGTAAATGGGAAATAGACTCGTTGTGTTACCCGATACGCCTGGCTTATAAATACTGGAAACTAACCGGCGATACCTCGCCCTTTGATGCTAACTGGAAACTGGCCATACAAAGCATATTAAAAACATTTAAAGAACAGCAGCGCAAGGATAACGACGGGCCATACTCGTTTCAGCGAAATACCTCGTTTGCAACCGACAGTGTACCTATGAGCGGCTTTGGCTATCCGGTTAAGCCAGTTGGGCTTATTTGCTCGGCTTTTCGCCCAAGCGATGATGCTACTATTTACTCGTTTTTGATACCATCAAACTTTTTTGCCGTAACCAGCCTAAACCAGGCTGCCGAAATGGTGAAGGCCATTGCCAAGGATGATGCCCTGTCTGCACAATTATTGGCCCTCTCGGCTGAGGTAAGTGCCGCCCTGCAAAAACACGCGGTGATAGACCACCCCGAGTATGGTAAAGTGTACGCCTACGAAGTGAATGGTTTTGGTAGTTTTAACCTGATGGATGATGCCAATGTGCCAAGCTTGCTGGGCATGCCTTACCTTGATGCTATAAAAAACACCGACCCGGTTTATATTAACACCCGTAAAATGTTGCTATCGTTAAACAACCCTTTCTTTTTTAAGGGCACAGCAGGCGAGGGTATTGGTGGCCCGCACGTAGGCAAGGATATGATATGGCCTATAAGTATTACGGTGCGCGCACTTACCAGTACCGATGATAACGAGATAAAAGAGTGTATTGAAATGCTGCGCAAAACGCATGGCAACACCGGCTTTATGCACGAGTCGTTCCATAAAAACGATGCTACTAAGTTTACCCGTAAATGGTTTGCCTGGGCCAATACCCTGTTTGGCGAATTGCTTTGGGAAACCTACACCCAAAAGCCGCATTTGCTAACGTAA
- a CDS encoding DUF1543 domain-containing protein: MLLLGSRAPGRHVEQHDYFMGIAANLKDLLPQIKAFWRNTGSSLHIDGWREVNSVDGYRVKVILKDDNVDHNPQKLFFINLGGYLPNKLEEQHYVVLTVQTDRAKAIQQAKKNIFFRTNTITGMPGANAHVDDKYGIDVDDIYQINDMLPAGQKAVYHLQITPAPNLPDDELHLGYFRLDKL, from the coding sequence ATGCTTTTACTGGGTTCGCGCGCGCCGGGCAGGCATGTAGAGCAGCACGACTATTTTATGGGCATTGCCGCTAACTTAAAGGATCTGTTGCCTCAAATAAAAGCCTTTTGGCGTAATACCGGCAGCAGCCTGCATATTGATGGCTGGCGCGAAGTAAACAGTGTAGACGGCTACCGGGTAAAAGTGATCTTAAAGGACGATAACGTTGACCACAACCCCCAAAAGCTGTTTTTTATTAACCTTGGTGGCTACCTCCCCAACAAACTGGAAGAGCAGCACTACGTTGTACTTACCGTACAAACCGACCGTGCAAAAGCCATACAGCAAGCCAAAAAAAACATATTCTTCCGCACTAATACCATTACCGGTATGCCTGGCGCCAACGCCCATGTCGATGATAAGTACGGCATTGATGTTGACGATATTTACCAAATAAACGATATGCTGCCGGCCGGCCAAAAGGCCGTGTACCATTTGCAAATTACACCAGCCCCAAACCTACCCGATGACGAACTGCATTTGGGCTACTTTAGATTAGATAAATTGTAA
- a CDS encoding cystathionine gamma-synthase family protein codes for MSKQKGFTTTLLHADRLRKPEFGALHQPIHTAVTWGYDDVQGLVNVFQNKAKGFAYSRQGNPTVAALEGKVTLMENGLATVAFSTGMAAITATILALVKEGSHIIASSFLFGNTRSVLQTFTEMGLDISFVDATDVNNIIAATQPNTCMVIVETIANPATQIADLQAIGDFCEEKGLIYMVDNTMTSPYLFQPVTVKASLVVNSLTKYIGGHGNALGGSITDTGLFNWDAYAGIAPVLKAQIQPAMLGITQIRKRGLRDGGGTLAPEAAHNLSVGAETIALRLQRCCKNATDLANYLNQHPKVNKVYYPGLKDHPQHDRAKALFRYNGGLMSFALKDGVDVFAFLNHLQVVIKSSNLGDTRTLAIPVAQTIFFELGPEKRAEMGIPEGMIRLSVGIEDYEDLLEDFTQAFDKV; via the coding sequence ATGAGTAAGCAAAAAGGATTTACCACCACCCTGCTACATGCCGACCGCCTGCGCAAGCCGGAATTTGGTGCTTTGCATCAGCCAATACACACCGCGGTTACCTGGGGTTATGATGATGTGCAGGGCCTGGTAAATGTGTTTCAGAACAAAGCAAAGGGCTTTGCCTATTCGCGCCAGGGCAACCCTACCGTTGCCGCCTTAGAGGGCAAAGTAACCTTGATGGAAAACGGGCTTGCCACGGTAGCCTTCTCTACCGGTATGGCAGCCATTACCGCTACTATTTTGGCATTGGTTAAAGAGGGCAGCCACATTATAGCCAGTTCATTCCTGTTTGGTAATACCCGCAGCGTGCTGCAAACTTTTACCGAAATGGGCCTTGATATATCGTTTGTTGATGCTACCGATGTAAATAATATTATAGCGGCCACCCAGCCCAACACTTGTATGGTAATAGTGGAAACTATTGCCAACCCCGCCACCCAAATTGCCGACTTACAGGCCATTGGCGATTTTTGCGAAGAAAAAGGCCTGATATATATGGTAGATAATACCATGACATCGCCTTACCTTTTTCAGCCGGTTACGGTTAAGGCATCGCTGGTGGTTAATTCACTTACCAAATATATTGGCGGCCATGGCAACGCGCTTGGTGGTAGCATTACCGATACCGGCCTGTTCAATTGGGATGCCTACGCAGGCATTGCCCCCGTTTTAAAGGCACAGATACAACCCGCTATGCTGGGCATTACCCAAATACGCAAACGCGGACTGCGCGATGGCGGTGGCACATTGGCCCCCGAAGCAGCGCACAACCTATCGGTAGGTGCCGAAACTATTGCTTTGCGCCTGCAACGCTGCTGCAAAAACGCCACCGACCTGGCCAACTACCTTAACCAGCACCCTAAAGTAAACAAGGTATACTACCCCGGCTTAAAAGACCACCCCCAGCACGACAGGGCCAAAGCACTGTTTAGGTACAATGGCGGACTGATGAGTTTTGCCCTAAAGGATGGCGTAGATGTTTTTGCTTTTTTAAACCATTTACAAGTGGTAATAAAAAGCAGTAACCTGGGCGATACCCGCACACTGGCCATCCCCGTGGCACAAACCATATTTTTTGAATTAGGACCCGAAAAACGCGCCGAAATGGGCATCCCCGAAGGAATGATACGCCTATCGGTTGGTATTGAAGATTACGAAGACCTGCTGGAAGATTTTACCCAGGCCTTTGATAAGGTTTAA
- a CDS encoding helix-turn-helix domain-containing protein: protein MKWITRERPKIDRIACPWLIKRFIDKDAEIIYVPFEQVLLKAEELDAIPFDLPGVEYSHYDDQCTFDYFLKKHKLKDVALHRMAAIIRGADTDRLDFAPQAAGLSAIFLGLSQNIKNDHELLELGMQVYDGLYTWAKHLHQQKHTQTPTEQLLLQVYHKYLKQGDVKKAPRWTKELKEMIQDQLDTNMSLSLQQVSTELDINPSYLSREFSKYFENLSFGDYIRKLRIQKAMHLMDNTPYSLTEIAYLTGFSDQSHFTRIFKKQTGTNPSAYKKNGLKGKKDTNS from the coding sequence ATGAAATGGATAACCCGCGAGCGCCCAAAAATTGACCGTATTGCCTGCCCCTGGCTAATTAAGCGGTTTATTGATAAGGATGCCGAAATTATTTATGTGCCCTTTGAACAGGTTTTGCTAAAGGCCGAAGAGCTGGATGCTATTCCGTTTGATTTGCCCGGGGTTGAATACAGCCATTATGATGACCAATGTACCTTTGATTATTTTTTGAAAAAACATAAGCTTAAAGATGTTGCTTTACACCGTATGGCGGCCATTATACGTGGGGCCGATACCGACAGGCTCGACTTTGCACCGCAGGCGGCGGGGCTATCGGCTATATTTTTGGGGCTTTCGCAAAATATTAAAAACGACCACGAGCTGCTGGAACTGGGTATGCAAGTATACGATGGACTATACACCTGGGCCAAGCACCTGCACCAGCAAAAACACACGCAAACCCCCACCGAGCAGTTATTGCTGCAGGTGTATCATAAATATTTAAAGCAAGGCGACGTTAAAAAAGCCCCCCGGTGGACAAAGGAGCTCAAAGAAATGATACAAGACCAGTTAGATACCAATATGTCGTTAAGTTTACAGCAGGTATCAACCGAGCTTGATATTAACCCTTCGTACCTTTCGAGAGAGTTTTCTAAATACTTCGAAAATTTATCCTTTGGCGATTATATACGCAAGTTGCGCATTCAAAAAGCGATGCACCTGATGGATAACACCCCATATAGCTTAACGGAGATTGCCTACCTAACCGGTTTTTCGGATCAGAGCCACTTTACCCGCATATTTAAAAAGCAAACCGGCACCAACCCCTCGGCTTATAAAAAAAATGGCCTTAAAGGTAAAAAGGATACAAATAGTTAA